From the genome of Glycine max cultivar Williams 82 chromosome 2, Glycine_max_v4.0, whole genome shotgun sequence, one region includes:
- the LOC100778073 gene encoding translation initiation factor IF2/IF5 yields MALQNIGAANSDDAFYRYKMPKMITKIEGRGNGIKTNVVNMVDIAKALARPASYTTKYFGCELGAQSKFDEKTGTSHVNGAHDTTKLAGLLENFIKKYVQCYGCGNPETEIIITKNQMIQLKCAACGFVSDVDMRDKLTTFIIKNPPEVKKGSKDKKAMRRAEKERQKEGELADEEQKKVKKEVKKKGSSSSKDGTAKSTSSKKKASGSDEDHTSPTHSQIDEKEEAPDEDDDDDVQWLTDTSLDAARQRIQEQLSAVTADMVMLSTDEPEKKKKTISNRNGGSHNGNSMHYGTLVGEVKANFKKGVGANELLSHLAALPAPAQEKMSALVEALFDGIDKGFAKEADKKKNYFAAAVAEEGSQLLLLHAIEEFSCKSTSNALKEVALVLKTFYDADVLEEEHIVQWYQKGLKGNNKNSKIWKNAQPFIDWLQSAESETEEE; encoded by the coding sequence ATGGCTTTACAGAACATTGGTGCTGCAAACAGTGATGATGCCTTCTACAGGTATAAGATGCCTAAGATGATTACCAAAATTGAGGGCAGAGGTAATGGCATCAAAACTAATGTTGTCAATATGGTTGACATTGCAAAGGCATTGGCAAGGCCTGCGTCTTACACGACCAAGTATTTTGGTTGTGAACTTGGGGCCCAGTCGAAATTTGATGAGAAGACCGGAACTTCTCACGTCAATGGAGCACATGATACTACTAAGCTTGCTGGCCTTCTTGAGAACTTCATTAAGAAATATGTCCAGTGTTATGGTTGTGGAAATCCTGAAACTGAGATCATAATCACTAAGAACCAAATGATCCAGCTGAAATGCGCTGCTTGTGGTTTTGTGTCTGATGTTGATATGAGAGACAAGCTGACTACCTTCATCATTAAGAACCCTCCAGAAGTTAAGAAAGGATCCAAAGACAAGAAGGCCATGAGGAGAGCTGAGAAGGAGAGACAGAAGGAAGGTGAATTAGCTGATGAGGAACAGAAGAAAGTGAAGAAAGAGGTTAAGAAGAAAGGCTCTTCATCTTCTAAGGATGGCACTGCTAAATCAACCTCTTCTAAGAAAAAAGCAAGTGGCTCTGATGAAGACCACACTTCACCTACTCACAGTCAAATTGACGAGAAAGAGGAGGCTccagatgaagatgatgacgaCGACGTGCAATGGCTGACAGATACATCACTTGATGCTGCCCGTCAACGTATCCAAGAACAGTTAAGTGCTGTGACAGCTGATATGGTTATGCTTTCTACAGATGAaccagagaagaagaaaaaaacaataagtAACAGAAATGGTGGTTCTCACAATGGTAACTCAATGCACTACGGGACCCTGGTTGGTGAAGTGAAAGCAAATTTCAAGAAAGGTGTTGGGGCAAATGAATTGCTGTCCCATCTTGCAGCACTTCCTGCACCTGCTCAAGAAAAGATGAGTGCACTGGTTGAAGCTCTATTTGATGGAATTGATAAAGGTTTTGCTAAAGAAgctgataagaagaagaactactttgctgctgctgttgctgAGGAGGGATCCCAGCTGTTATTGCTTCATGCTATTGAAGAATTTTCTTGCAAGTCTACTTCCAATGCTTTAAAGGAGGTTGCCCTGGTTCTAAAGACATTCTACGATGCTGATGTGTTGGAGGAAGAGCACATAGTGCAGTGGTATCAAAAGGGACTGAAGGGCAATAACAAGAACTCTAAGATTTGGAAGAATGCTCAACCTTTCATTGATTGGCTTCAGAGTGCAGAATCAGAAACCGAGGAAGAATAA
- the LOC100784696 gene encoding uncharacterized protein isoform X2, translating into MDEQIMSSNILVQCRICHDEDEESNMDTPCSCCGTLKQLKPGYTAPPLPPLLHYGGSPITFGWNWEISRRDLHSHQFIAMFNANREFLDLDFSYSSAPSTRSLIFFRIIAIIFIVLLLLRHTLPIIFILSGARAYSLAVFMLVVLRIIGMIVPVYIMVKAIIAMQQFQYQTLDNQHSPMQAHGEDEIGQSQLRVIHIQ; encoded by the exons ATGGATGAGCAAATTATGTCATCTAATATATTGGTACAGTGTCGAATATGCCACGATGAGGATGAAGAGTCAAACATGGACACACCCTGTTCTTGTTGTGGCACATTGAAG CAACTTAAGCCCGGCTATACTGCACCGCCATTGCCTCCTCTGTTACATTATGGTGGTTCTCCAATAACTTTTGG ATGGAACTGGGAGATTTCAAGAAGGGATCTTCATAGCCACCAGTTCATAGCGATGTTTAATGCTAATCGTGAATTCCTAGACCTTGACTTTTCATATTCGTCAGCACCTTCTACAAGAAGCTTGATATTTTTCCGCATTATTGCCATTATT TttattgttcttcttcttttacGCCATACACTTCCGATCATATTTATACTCAGTGGAGCAAGAGCATATTCATTGGCAGTGTTTATG CTAGTAGTGTTGAGAATCATTGGAATGATTGTACCAGTGTATATAATGGTTAAAGCTATTATTGCAATGCAACAGTTCCAATATCAG ACACTCGATAATCAGCATTCCCCTATGCAAGCACACGGGGAAGATGAAATAGGACAATCTCAGTTGCGTGTCATTCATATTCAGTGA
- the LOC100784696 gene encoding uncharacterized protein isoform X1 → MDEQIMSSNILVQCRICHDEDEESNMDTPCSCCGTLKYAHKKCVQRWCNEKGDTICEICQQQLKPGYTAPPLPPLLHYGGSPITFGWNWEISRRDLHSHQFIAMFNANREFLDLDFSYSSAPSTRSLIFFRIIAIIFIVLLLLRHTLPIIFILSGARAYSLAVFMLVVLRIIGMIVPVYIMVKAIIAMQQFQYQTLDNQHSPMQAHGEDEIGQSQLRVIHIQ, encoded by the exons ATGGATGAGCAAATTATGTCATCTAATATATTGGTACAGTGTCGAATATGCCACGATGAGGATGAAGAGTCAAACATGGACACACCCTGTTCTTGTTGTGGCACATTGAAG TATGCACATAAAAAATGTGTTCAAAGATGGTGCAATGAGAAAGGTGATACTATATGTGAAATTTGCCAACAG CAACTTAAGCCCGGCTATACTGCACCGCCATTGCCTCCTCTGTTACATTATGGTGGTTCTCCAATAACTTTTGG ATGGAACTGGGAGATTTCAAGAAGGGATCTTCATAGCCACCAGTTCATAGCGATGTTTAATGCTAATCGTGAATTCCTAGACCTTGACTTTTCATATTCGTCAGCACCTTCTACAAGAAGCTTGATATTTTTCCGCATTATTGCCATTATT TttattgttcttcttcttttacGCCATACACTTCCGATCATATTTATACTCAGTGGAGCAAGAGCATATTCATTGGCAGTGTTTATG CTAGTAGTGTTGAGAATCATTGGAATGATTGTACCAGTGTATATAATGGTTAAAGCTATTATTGCAATGCAACAGTTCCAATATCAG ACACTCGATAATCAGCATTCCCCTATGCAAGCACACGGGGAAGATGAAATAGGACAATCTCAGTTGCGTGTCATTCATATTCAGTGA
- the LOC100784696 gene encoding uncharacterized protein isoform X3, translating into MSAVIGIQYLQYAHKKCVQRWCNEKGDTICEICQQQLKPGYTAPPLPPLLHYGGSPITFGWNWEISRRDLHSHQFIAMFNANREFLDLDFSYSSAPSTRSLIFFRIIAIIFIVLLLLRHTLPIIFILSGARAYSLAVFMLVVLRIIGMIVPVYIMVKAIIAMQQFQYQTLDNQHSPMQAHGEDEIGQSQLRVIHIQ; encoded by the exons ATGTCTGCGGTTATTGGTATTCAGTATCTGCAG TATGCACATAAAAAATGTGTTCAAAGATGGTGCAATGAGAAAGGTGATACTATATGTGAAATTTGCCAACAG CAACTTAAGCCCGGCTATACTGCACCGCCATTGCCTCCTCTGTTACATTATGGTGGTTCTCCAATAACTTTTGG ATGGAACTGGGAGATTTCAAGAAGGGATCTTCATAGCCACCAGTTCATAGCGATGTTTAATGCTAATCGTGAATTCCTAGACCTTGACTTTTCATATTCGTCAGCACCTTCTACAAGAAGCTTGATATTTTTCCGCATTATTGCCATTATT TttattgttcttcttcttttacGCCATACACTTCCGATCATATTTATACTCAGTGGAGCAAGAGCATATTCATTGGCAGTGTTTATG CTAGTAGTGTTGAGAATCATTGGAATGATTGTACCAGTGTATATAATGGTTAAAGCTATTATTGCAATGCAACAGTTCCAATATCAG ACACTCGATAATCAGCATTCCCCTATGCAAGCACACGGGGAAGATGAAATAGGACAATCTCAGTTGCGTGTCATTCATATTCAGTGA